A window of Nicotiana tabacum cultivar K326 chromosome 24, ASM71507v2, whole genome shotgun sequence contains these coding sequences:
- the LOC107761512 gene encoding organelle RRM domain-containing protein 2, mitochondrial: MAFFRRIFSGSSSTIFQSQLSSIRFNSTLTSPKLFVSGLSRYTSDENLKKAFEQFGKLVEAKVITDRATGRSKGFGFVSYETVEEAEKAREGMNAKFLDGWVIFVDPARPSMPRPPPPPPPQDPLNFGITTNKTVGWTGQ; the protein is encoded by the exons ATGGCATTTTTTCGTCGCATTTTCAGTGGATCATCATCTACAATTTTTCAATCACAACTTTCTTCAATCCGCTTTAATTCAACACTTACAAGTCCAAAGCTATTTGTCAGCG GGCTTTCAAGATACACTAGTGATGAAAACCTTAAAAAAGCATTTGAACAATTTGGAAAACTTGTTGAAG CGAAAGTTATTACTGATAGAGCAACTGGGAGATCAAAGGGATTTGGATTTGTTTCTTATGAAACAGTAGAAGAAGCTGAGAAGGCTCGTGAAGGAATGAATGCCAAGTTCTTGGATGGCTGGGTAATTTTTGTTGACCCTGCAAGGCCAAGTATGCCTAGACCACCACCGCCACCACCTCCACAAGATCCACTGAACTTTGGGATTACGACGAATAAGACTGTTGGTTGGACTGGCCAGTGA
- the LOC107761513 gene encoding uncharacterized protein LOC107761513: MNPNFDNLLLQSLMGRLQIRPPPSTSIPPPFLSPQSLEDLLFNNLPSDDDEEEDQDFSSSSKSELSKEESRLEKQIIRTILSGKIETLKPNSGQAVTIGEHHICVGFHEDPGSDYRVWEWHGHIMLFDEENGYTPEYIYGNYFERVTTVKVTKKKQEEEEEEVEKEEKVGNLGLKELIESGDSNSEGRILRRNMNAGSPRV; the protein is encoded by the exons ATGAATCCCAATTTCGATAATCTCCTTCTCCAATCATTAATGGGTCGACTCCAAATTCGTCCTCCTCCTTCAACTTCAATCCCACCGCCTTTTCTTTCACCTCAATCCCTCGAAGACCTTCTCTTCAACAATCTCCCTTCCGATGACGACGAAGAAGAAGATCAAGACTTTAGTTCCTCttcaaaatccgagctctcaaaggaAGAATCCCGTCTTGAAAAACAAATTATCCGTACAATCCTCAGCGGAAAAATTGAAACTTTGAAACCCAATTCGGGTCAGGCTGTAACGATTGGGGAGCATCATATTTGTGTCGGGTTTCATGAGGACCCGGGTTCGGATTATCGGGTATGGGAATGGCATGGTCATATTATGCTGTTTGATGAGGAAAATGGGTATACGCCTGAGTATATTTATGGGAATTATTTTGAAAGAGTTACTACTGTTAAGGTGACGAAGAAGAagcaagaggaggaggaagaggaagttGAGAAAGAGGAGAAAGTTGGGAATTTAGGGTTGAAGGAGTTGATTGAATCGGGTGACTCTAATAGTGAGGGTCGGATTCTTCGGAGGAATATGAATGCTGGCTCTCCGAG GGTCTAG